A window of the Egibacter rhizosphaerae genome harbors these coding sequences:
- a CDS encoding UDP-N-acetylmuramoyl-tripeptide--D-alanyl-D-alanine ligase has product MIPLSLAAVADVVGGELRADTTPDGIVRSVSIDSRSVETGALFVPLSGERTDGHRFIEDALARGATGYLVAADRPEAGVGPPGAIVVDEPQDALLGLGRWVRDEVAPVVIAITGSTGKTSTKDLIAAACREVRPTVANPGSYNNELGVPLTCCALEADSEVLVAEIGARGLGHIAKLAAVLRPDVAVVTSVGAAHLELLGDLATVARAKGELVESLGPEGVAILNADDERVAAMRDRSPGAVVTYAGGGAASADGLDATDGTGSPGASADWRAVDVRLDERACPSFTARFDDSEVEVHVPASGRHHVGNALAALAAAHAAGVDPSIGAAGLASARLSPWRSELTGGDGRPLVLNDAYNANPTSMRAALETLAALPGEHRWAVLGLMAELGEGERAAHEEIGHRCATLGLDGLVVVGADAAAIAAGAEQAGFAGEGGVTLVPDPDAAREVLERVLDAHDAVLVKASRAVGLERLAADLVGEGAGP; this is encoded by the coding sequence ATGATCCCGCTGTCGCTGGCCGCGGTGGCCGACGTGGTCGGTGGCGAGTTGCGCGCCGACACGACCCCGGACGGGATCGTGCGCAGCGTGTCGATCGACTCGCGCTCGGTCGAGACGGGAGCCCTGTTCGTCCCGCTGTCGGGAGAGCGCACCGACGGTCACCGTTTCATCGAGGACGCGCTCGCCCGTGGTGCGACGGGCTACCTCGTGGCGGCCGACCGGCCGGAGGCGGGCGTCGGGCCGCCGGGCGCCATCGTCGTCGACGAGCCCCAGGACGCGCTGCTCGGGCTCGGACGGTGGGTGCGGGACGAGGTCGCCCCGGTCGTCATCGCGATCACCGGCTCGACGGGGAAGACGTCGACGAAGGATCTCATCGCCGCGGCGTGTCGCGAGGTGCGGCCGACCGTGGCGAACCCGGGCTCGTACAACAACGAGCTGGGGGTGCCATTGACCTGTTGTGCGCTCGAGGCCGACAGCGAGGTCCTGGTGGCCGAGATCGGCGCGCGCGGCCTCGGCCACATCGCGAAGCTGGCCGCGGTGCTGCGGCCGGACGTGGCGGTGGTCACGAGCGTCGGCGCGGCACACCTCGAGTTGCTCGGCGATCTCGCGACCGTCGCGCGGGCAAAGGGCGAGCTGGTCGAGTCGCTGGGTCCCGAGGGCGTGGCGATCCTGAACGCCGACGACGAACGCGTGGCGGCCATGCGCGACCGCAGCCCCGGAGCGGTCGTGACCTACGCCGGCGGCGGGGCGGCGAGTGCCGACGGTCTCGACGCGACGGACGGGACGGGGAGTCCGGGCGCGTCAGCCGATTGGCGCGCGGTCGACGTGCGACTGGATGAACGAGCGTGTCCCTCGTTCACGGCCCGGTTCGACGACAGCGAGGTCGAGGTCCACGTTCCCGCCAGCGGGCGTCACCACGTCGGCAACGCCCTGGCCGCACTCGCCGCGGCACACGCGGCCGGCGTCGACCCGTCGATCGGCGCGGCCGGTCTCGCGTCCGCGCGCCTGTCGCCGTGGCGTTCCGAACTCACCGGTGGGGACGGTCGACCGCTGGTCCTCAACGACGCGTACAACGCGAACCCGACCTCGATGCGCGCCGCGCTGGAGACGCTCGCGGCGCTGCCGGGGGAGCACCGATGGGCCGTGCTGGGCCTCATGGCCGAGCTCGGCGAGGGCGAGCGCGCCGCACACGAGGAGATCGGCCACCGCTGCGCCACGCTGGGACTCGACGGCCTCGTCGTCGTTGGCGCGGACGCCGCGGCCATCGCCGCCGGCGCGGAGCAGGCGGGCTTCGCGGGCGAGGGTGGGGTCACGCTGGTGCCCGACCCGGATGCCGCGCGCGAGGTGCTGGAGCGAGTGCTCGACGCCCACGACGCGGTCCTCGTGAAGGCCAGTCGAGCCGTGGGGCTCGAGCGCCTCGCCGCGGATCTCGTGGGGGAAGGCGCGGGCCCGTGA
- a CDS encoding UDP-N-acetylmuramoyl-L-alanyl-D-glutamate--2,6-diaminopimelate ligase, with amino-acid sequence MSAKLPALAELAARVGGEVVGDDRVTIGDLTHDSRQAGPGTAFACRPGATADGHEFAGRAVTQGTPALVVERVLDQPAPQLRVPSVADALGELAATVHGDPSHELRVLGITGTNGKTTTAYLLEAALVQAGCTPGLVGTVETRVRGHPVPGLRTTPEATDLQRLLRRMADDGVDSVAMEVSSHGLSLGRVRGTRFAAVGFTNLSQDHLDFHADMEAYYRAKAALFDPAYAPTGAVCVDDPYGRRLAEEATIPVVRVSRDAPEQVRASGVELRPDGTRFRAWLGEASFDVTLRLPGPFNVTNALLALAIADGAGVDPAAAALGIAGITGVAGRMERVDEGQPFSVLVDYAHTPDSVAGVLEAARAFAPGTVIGVLGCGGDRDRAKRPLMGRALVAGSDYAILTSDNPRSEDPRAILEAMAEGAREVAGHAWEIEPDRRAAIAKALEHAGPGDVVVIAGKGHEVGQEVEGVVAPFDDRAVAREILAGESPSCEERSGEGQ; translated from the coding sequence GTGTCCGCCAAGCTGCCCGCGCTCGCCGAGCTCGCCGCCCGCGTCGGCGGAGAGGTCGTCGGCGACGACCGCGTCACCATCGGTGATCTGACCCACGACAGCCGCCAGGCCGGGCCGGGGACCGCGTTCGCGTGCCGGCCCGGCGCGACCGCCGACGGCCACGAGTTCGCTGGCCGCGCCGTCACACAGGGCACCCCAGCGCTGGTCGTCGAACGGGTCCTCGATCAGCCCGCGCCGCAGCTCCGGGTGCCCTCCGTCGCCGACGCGCTCGGGGAACTCGCGGCCACCGTGCACGGGGACCCTTCCCACGAGCTGCGCGTGCTCGGGATCACCGGGACGAACGGCAAGACGACCACCGCGTACCTTCTGGAGGCCGCTCTCGTGCAGGCGGGCTGCACCCCGGGGCTCGTGGGCACGGTCGAGACACGCGTGCGTGGCCACCCGGTACCCGGGCTGCGCACCACCCCCGAGGCCACCGATCTTCAGCGCCTGCTCCGGCGCATGGCCGATGACGGGGTCGACAGCGTCGCGATGGAGGTCTCCAGTCACGGACTGTCCCTCGGTCGGGTGCGGGGGACTCGGTTCGCGGCAGTGGGGTTCACCAACCTCTCGCAGGACCACTTGGACTTCCATGCCGACATGGAGGCGTACTACCGGGCCAAGGCCGCGCTCTTCGACCCCGCGTACGCCCCCACCGGCGCGGTCTGCGTCGATGACCCGTACGGCCGCCGGCTCGCGGAGGAGGCGACGATCCCGGTCGTGCGGGTGAGCCGCGACGCTCCGGAACAGGTCCGAGCGAGTGGCGTGGAGCTCCGACCGGACGGCACCCGCTTTCGTGCCTGGCTCGGGGAGGCCTCCTTCGACGTCACGTTGCGTCTGCCCGGCCCGTTCAACGTAACGAACGCGCTGCTGGCGCTGGCCATCGCTGACGGTGCCGGGGTCGATCCCGCCGCCGCGGCCCTCGGGATCGCCGGCATCACCGGGGTCGCCGGCCGCATGGAGCGAGTGGACGAGGGGCAGCCGTTCAGCGTGCTCGTGGACTACGCCCACACCCCGGACTCGGTCGCCGGGGTGCTCGAGGCCGCCCGGGCGTTCGCTCCCGGCACGGTCATCGGGGTGCTGGGTTGCGGGGGCGATCGGGACCGCGCGAAACGGCCGCTCATGGGGCGCGCCCTGGTCGCCGGGAGCGACTACGCGATCCTCACCAGCGACAATCCCCGCAGCGAGGACCCGCGAGCGATCCTGGAGGCCATGGCCGAGGGGGCGCGGGAGGTGGCGGGTCACGCGTGGGAGATCGAACCGGATCGGCGTGCCGCCATCGCGAAGGCGCTCGAGCACGCGGGGCCCGGGGACGTGGTCGTGATCGCCGGCAAGGGTCACGAGGTCGGCCAGGAGGTGGAGGGGGTCGTCGCCCCGTTCGACGACCGTGCGGTCGCGCGCGAGATCCTCGCGGGGGAGAGCCCCTCATGTGAGGAGCGATCAGGGGAGGGGCAATGA
- the mraZ gene encoding division/cell wall cluster transcriptional repressor MraZ, producing MFLGEYQHTLDSKGRLILPSAFRERLQEGVVLTIETDRCLSLYPQSDWERMLEGLRELRTTSERERKYARMLLSSAHPDALDRQGRVTLPARLREYADFTRDVTVVGADTRIELWDRERWESYRSEAMEEFAATDSPFELGGL from the coding sequence ATGTTCCTGGGGGAGTACCAGCACACGCTGGACTCCAAGGGGCGCCTGATCCTGCCCTCCGCGTTCCGGGAGCGACTGCAGGAGGGGGTCGTGCTCACCATCGAGACGGATCGCTGCCTGTCCCTCTACCCCCAGTCGGACTGGGAGCGCATGCTCGAGGGACTGCGGGAGCTGCGGACCACGAGCGAGCGGGAGCGCAAGTACGCGCGCATGCTGCTGTCGTCGGCCCACCCCGACGCGTTGGACCGACAGGGCCGAGTGACGCTGCCGGCTCGCCTCCGCGAGTACGCCGATTTCACCCGCGACGTGACCGTCGTGGGCGCGGACACCCGGATCGAGCTCTGGGACCGTGAGCGATGGGAGAGCTACCGGTCGGAGGCCATGGAGGAGTTCGCGGCCACGGACTCGCCGTTCGAGTTGGGTGGGCTCTAG
- the rsmH gene encoding 16S rRNA (cytosine(1402)-N(4))-methyltransferase RsmH has product MVPALAIDGGPGEGREDAVPAEARPGGDSGLPGHRPVLLERVVDALAHPGPGLVIDATLGAGGHAAALLERCGSLRLLGLDRDADALALARERLAPYRDRVVLRRAQFDRLGELAADARGPDEAVVGVLLDLGVSSMQLDRADRGFSLRRDGPLDMRMGSGEGTTAADLLDRIDVADLVRLLREGGEDRHARRIADAIVRARPLATTRQLAEVVAAAVPARARGGATHPATRTFQALRIAVNDELGQLRRALPQALSLLARPSDDPAGRGGRLVVLTYHSLEDRPVKRLLADAARGCICPPDLPVCGCGREPALVREPAGGRTPTEDEVGTNPRARSARLRVGHRTDAALPPEVVPPLDQRPSRGSEDPTDPTNPVDPDDPVDPGDPDDEVP; this is encoded by the coding sequence ATGGTGCCGGCACTCGCCATCGACGGCGGCCCCGGCGAGGGGCGAGAGGACGCCGTGCCCGCGGAAGCCCGACCCGGAGGGGATTCGGGCTTGCCGGGGCACCGCCCGGTGCTTCTCGAAAGGGTCGTGGACGCGCTGGCGCATCCCGGCCCCGGGCTCGTGATCGACGCGACGCTCGGAGCGGGCGGCCACGCGGCGGCCCTGCTCGAGCGCTGCGGGTCACTGCGCCTCCTCGGGCTCGACCGCGACGCGGACGCGCTGGCCCTGGCGCGCGAGCGGTTGGCCCCCTACCGCGACCGGGTCGTGCTCCGCCGCGCCCAGTTCGACCGGCTGGGTGAACTCGCCGCCGACGCGCGGGGTCCGGACGAGGCCGTGGTGGGGGTGCTGCTCGATCTCGGGGTGAGCTCGATGCAGCTCGACCGCGCGGACCGCGGGTTCTCGTTGCGGCGCGACGGGCCGCTGGACATGCGGATGGGTTCCGGGGAGGGCACGACCGCCGCCGACCTCCTCGACCGCATCGACGTCGCCGACCTCGTCCGGTTGCTCCGTGAGGGTGGGGAGGACCGGCACGCACGCCGCATCGCCGATGCAATTGTCCGCGCGCGCCCGCTGGCGACCACCCGACAGCTCGCGGAGGTCGTCGCGGCGGCCGTACCAGCGCGGGCGCGGGGTGGGGCGACCCATCCCGCCACCCGTACGTTCCAGGCGCTGCGAATCGCCGTGAACGACGAACTCGGGCAACTGCGGCGGGCGCTGCCGCAAGCGCTGAGCCTGTTGGCACGGCCGTCGGACGACCCCGCGGGGCGCGGGGGTCGGCTCGTGGTGCTCACGTACCACTCGCTCGAGGACCGCCCGGTCAAGCGCCTGCTGGCCGACGCGGCCCGCGGGTGCATCTGCCCCCCGGACCTCCCGGTCTGCGGGTGCGGTCGCGAACCGGCCCTCGTTCGCGAGCCCGCTGGCGGACGCACGCCCACCGAGGACGAGGTGGGCACCAACCCTCGTGCCCGCAGTGCGCGGCTGCGCGTCGGGCACCGCACCGACGCCGCCCTGCCGCCCGAGGTCGTCCCCCCGCTCGACCAGCGTCCTTCCCGAGGGTCCGAGGACCCCACCGACCCCACCAACCCAGTCGACCCGGACGACCCAGTCGACCCGGGCGACCCGGATGATGAGGTGCCCTGA
- a CDS encoding TetR/AcrR family transcriptional regulator, which produces MSGEDRPVDGPRRGTRTHEALRHGAHEAFAELGWQGTRIQDIVTRAGVSHGTFYNYYPNRAAALDDLVRSSQEEFVALAGAHWGDEDVRGALEHIIGGFLDIYRRDAPIVRTWLQAARDDRSFNDLYRSSRDLFVARVAEQLESTAAASGRADPGPPPRTVASALVAMVEHFAYNWTVLGEDHDPDDALHALLLVWGSTLNTLAGFDLVDPLVPPDPRGTASAGPQVGQ; this is translated from the coding sequence ATGAGCGGTGAGGATCGGCCGGTCGACGGCCCCCGTCGCGGGACGCGGACCCACGAGGCGTTGCGTCACGGCGCGCACGAGGCGTTCGCCGAACTGGGTTGGCAGGGCACGCGCATCCAGGACATCGTGACCCGCGCGGGTGTCAGCCACGGCACCTTCTACAACTACTACCCGAACCGCGCGGCCGCCCTCGACGACCTCGTGCGCAGCAGCCAGGAGGAGTTCGTGGCCCTCGCCGGCGCCCATTGGGGGGACGAGGACGTCCGCGGAGCCCTGGAGCACATCATCGGGGGCTTCCTCGACATCTACCGTCGGGACGCCCCGATCGTGCGGACCTGGTTGCAGGCGGCTCGGGACGACCGCAGCTTCAACGACCTGTACCGGTCCTCCCGAGACCTGTTCGTGGCCCGGGTCGCGGAACAGCTGGAGAGCACGGCCGCCGCCTCCGGGCGCGCCGATCCCGGACCCCCGCCGCGCACGGTGGCCAGTGCGCTCGTCGCGATGGTCGAGCACTTCGCGTACAACTGGACCGTCCTCGGGGAGGACCACGACCCCGACGACGCGCTCCACGCGCTGCTGCTCGTCTGGGGGAGCACGCTGAACACGCTGGCCGGGTTCGACCTCGTGGACCCGCTCGTGCCCCCGGATCCTCGTGGGACCGCGTCGGCGGGGCCGCAGGTGGGGCAGTGA
- a CDS encoding DUF58 domain-containing protein, with translation MPTTRGLLLLSGSVAAWAVGRVLDVPELYIVAAASALAVVASVLMVSMAGASVAVKRDIVPDRAQPDEPVEMRLALRNDANWPTSRLLVEDRCPAQLLPADGEPARFAIAPIPSGRTTTISYELAPPQRGRWEVGPLTLRLRDPLGLAERRRGYRSTSRLLVYPTVVPLAGPPPRGGLHGQGTHNQRRLFNTGDELYTMREYEHGDDLRQVHWPTTARRGRLMVRQNELPWRAQATVLLDTRVDAHRGTGRDRGFERAVIVAASVLSALSAHGYETRLVLPSDGRPPAPARIGEHLTRLAEVEPARGEAQRVALEGLRRAGTAGVLVAVVGTRRRLPVTEDDDIRALRQVGRAFPTRIAFVGGYQPDALRALLAGSGRWRIADVEAELEQSWHQIRRGRRPVGAAS, from the coding sequence ATGCCGACGACCCGGGGGCTGCTACTGCTGAGCGGGAGCGTGGCGGCGTGGGCCGTCGGCCGGGTGCTCGACGTCCCCGAGTTGTACATCGTCGCGGCCGCCAGCGCGCTCGCCGTCGTGGCGAGTGTCCTCATGGTCTCGATGGCCGGGGCCTCAGTGGCGGTGAAACGGGACATCGTGCCCGATCGCGCCCAACCGGACGAGCCGGTGGAGATGCGCCTGGCGCTGCGCAACGACGCGAACTGGCCGACGAGCCGCCTGCTCGTCGAGGATCGCTGTCCGGCCCAGCTGCTGCCCGCGGACGGCGAACCCGCCCGGTTCGCGATCGCCCCCATCCCCTCGGGACGGACGACGACGATCAGCTACGAGCTCGCGCCACCGCAACGGGGGCGGTGGGAGGTCGGCCCGTTGACCCTCCGGCTGCGCGATCCACTGGGCCTTGCCGAGCGACGCCGCGGCTACCGAAGCACGAGCCGGCTGCTCGTCTATCCCACCGTCGTCCCGCTGGCGGGCCCGCCACCCCGGGGAGGACTGCACGGCCAGGGCACCCACAACCAGCGCCGACTGTTCAACACCGGCGATGAGCTGTACACCATGCGCGAGTACGAGCACGGCGACGACCTGCGTCAGGTGCACTGGCCGACGACGGCGCGCCGCGGGCGGCTCATGGTCCGCCAGAACGAGCTGCCTTGGCGGGCGCAGGCGACGGTGCTCCTGGACACGCGCGTCGACGCGCACCGTGGTACGGGTCGCGACCGCGGCTTCGAACGCGCGGTCATCGTCGCGGCCAGCGTGCTGTCCGCCCTGTCGGCGCACGGGTACGAGACCCGCCTCGTTCTCCCGTCCGACGGTCGTCCCCCGGCCCCGGCCCGCATCGGCGAACACCTCACCCGCCTTGCCGAGGTCGAGCCGGCGCGGGGCGAGGCCCAACGGGTGGCGCTGGAAGGTCTCCGCCGTGCCGGCACCGCCGGGGTGCTCGTCGCGGTGGTCGGGACGCGGCGGCGGCTCCCGGTGACCGAGGACGACGACATCCGGGCCCTGCGCCAGGTGGGACGGGCGTTCCCGACCCGCATCGCGTTCGTCGGGGGCTACCAGCCCGATGCGCTTCGGGCCCTGCTCGCCGGCTCCGGGCGCTGGCGGATCGCGGACGTCGAGGCCGAGCTCGAACAGAGCTGGCACCAGATCCGTCGCGGCCGCCGACCCGTGGGTGCAGCCTCATGA
- a CDS encoding AAA family ATPase, translating to MSTEPAGPILDTAAVADTFTAIQHNVERAIEGKSDVVRLALLTLLSEGHVLLEDVPGVGKTLLAKALGRSINCSVKRVQFTPDLLPSDITGVTIYNQEQGVFEFKPGAVFANIVLGDEINRAGPKTQSALLESMEERQVTTDGRTYELASPFMVIATQNPIELDGTYPLPEAQRDRFMTRLRIGYPSADAEVEVLRNHGAGNPVDTLEPVTTTHEVNALIDACKHVQVAESLERYVVDIVRATREHELIDLGASPRAGLGIMRGARALAATHGREYVIADDIKDLADPVLAHRLVLGPDAELAGRTESEIVADVVTRVPVPRGRR from the coding sequence GTGTCCACCGAGCCTGCCGGGCCGATCCTCGACACCGCCGCGGTGGCCGACACGTTCACCGCCATCCAGCACAACGTCGAGCGCGCGATCGAGGGGAAGAGCGACGTCGTACGCCTCGCACTGCTGACCCTTCTGTCCGAGGGGCACGTACTGCTCGAGGACGTGCCGGGCGTCGGCAAGACGCTGCTGGCCAAGGCCCTCGGGCGGTCGATCAACTGCAGCGTCAAGCGGGTCCAGTTCACCCCGGACCTGCTGCCCTCCGACATCACGGGTGTCACGATCTACAACCAGGAACAAGGGGTTTTCGAGTTCAAGCCGGGGGCGGTGTTCGCGAACATCGTCCTCGGCGACGAGATCAACCGGGCGGGGCCGAAGACCCAGTCGGCCCTGCTCGAGTCGATGGAGGAACGGCAGGTCACCACGGACGGACGCACGTACGAACTCGCCTCCCCGTTCATGGTGATCGCGACCCAGAATCCCATCGAGCTCGACGGCACGTATCCGCTGCCGGAGGCACAGCGGGACCGGTTCATGACCCGGCTGCGCATCGGGTACCCCTCGGCGGACGCCGAGGTCGAGGTGCTGCGCAATCACGGCGCCGGCAACCCGGTCGACACCCTCGAACCGGTCACGACCACCCACGAGGTCAATGCCCTCATCGACGCCTGCAAGCACGTGCAGGTGGCCGAGAGCCTCGAGCGCTACGTCGTCGACATCGTGCGCGCCACTCGGGAGCACGAGCTCATCGATCTGGGCGCCTCCCCGCGCGCCGGCCTCGGGATCATGCGAGGTGCCCGCGCCCTCGCCGCGACCCACGGCCGCGAGTACGTGATCGCGGACGACATCAAGGACCTCGCCGATCCGGTCCTGGCCCACCGCCTCGTCCTGGGCCCCGACGCCGAGCTCGCGGGCCGGACCGAGAGCGAGATCGTCGCCGACGTCGTCACCCGCGTGCCGGTCCCGCGAGGACGGAGATAG
- a CDS encoding peptidoglycan D,D-transpeptidase FtsI family protein, with protein MAPAERGLRRALQRARPGRRLTLVLAVYLLLAGAITIRLVSVQLVDTEGYAEDAAAQTQQEIELSSRRGAILDREGQPLAISVPAAAVYGDPAAIEGAGIDPTWIAAELAPLLERPTGELVDELSTDRRFVYLGRQLPREVGEEVADLELPGVGVLEEHDREYPAGSLAAQALGHAGIDGDGLAGLEAAHEGVLQGTPGRLARERGRSGASITAANMEREAAEPGEDLTTTIDRGLQADTERILAETIDEYGAQGASAVVLAPGSGEVLAMASTPGYEPEAIEDAPEYARRNRPLTDAYEPGSVLKALTVATALEEGVVTADETLSVPAAVEVAGQRFTDVQTREDREADLGEIVAESSNVGVIELAQQLGPERLAAGLQRFGLGQPTEIGFPGESAGSLPAPDDWSATSLPTIAMGQGVSVSLTQTAAAFAVLANDGERMAPRLLRDEPAAPGDASRVDGQRVISPDTAAQVTGLLEGVVEEGTGTAAGVPGYAVAGKTGTAQKPSTTERGYEEGAYLATFAGYAPAEDPAVVVAIMVDEPQDEYFGGVVAAPAFAEITATALERLRIPPDDPRAAEEEEPADPDPEDAADGPPGISGPSDNESDDGDDPSNPSGGDEG; from the coding sequence ATGGCTCCCGCGGAGCGCGGACTGCGGCGCGCGCTGCAGCGCGCGCGGCCCGGGCGACGCCTGACCCTCGTGCTCGCCGTCTACCTGCTCCTCGCGGGCGCGATCACGATCCGCCTCGTCTCGGTGCAGCTCGTCGACACGGAGGGGTACGCCGAGGACGCCGCGGCCCAGACCCAGCAGGAGATCGAGCTGTCGAGCCGGCGCGGTGCGATCCTCGACCGTGAGGGCCAGCCGCTGGCGATCTCCGTACCGGCGGCGGCGGTCTACGGGGATCCCGCCGCCATCGAGGGGGCCGGCATCGACCCCACGTGGATCGCAGCCGAGCTCGCGCCGCTGCTGGAGCGTCCGACCGGCGAGTTGGTGGACGAGCTCTCGACCGACCGCCGCTTCGTCTACCTCGGGCGGCAGCTCCCCCGCGAGGTGGGCGAGGAGGTCGCCGACCTGGAGCTGCCCGGGGTGGGGGTGCTCGAGGAGCACGACCGCGAATACCCCGCCGGCTCGCTCGCGGCCCAGGCGCTCGGCCACGCCGGGATCGACGGTGACGGTCTCGCCGGCCTCGAGGCCGCCCACGAGGGGGTACTCCAGGGGACGCCGGGCCGCCTGGCCCGCGAGCGTGGGCGCAGCGGGGCCTCGATCACGGCCGCCAACATGGAGCGCGAGGCGGCCGAGCCGGGGGAGGACCTGACGACGACGATCGACCGCGGGCTGCAGGCGGACACGGAGCGGATCCTGGCGGAGACGATCGATGAGTACGGTGCGCAGGGCGCCAGCGCGGTGGTGCTCGCCCCGGGGTCCGGTGAGGTGCTCGCCATGGCATCGACCCCCGGCTACGAGCCCGAGGCGATCGAGGACGCACCCGAGTACGCCCGACGCAACCGACCGCTCACCGACGCGTACGAGCCGGGCAGCGTGCTGAAGGCCCTCACGGTGGCGACGGCGCTCGAGGAGGGCGTCGTCACCGCCGACGAGACGCTCTCGGTCCCCGCGGCGGTCGAGGTCGCCGGCCAGCGCTTCACCGACGTGCAGACCCGTGAGGACCGCGAGGCGGATCTCGGGGAGATCGTCGCGGAGTCGTCGAACGTCGGCGTCATCGAGCTCGCCCAGCAGCTCGGTCCCGAGCGGCTGGCGGCGGGCCTGCAGCGGTTCGGCCTCGGTCAGCCCACCGAGATCGGGTTCCCCGGCGAGTCGGCGGGCTCGCTGCCCGCTCCCGACGACTGGTCCGCGACGAGCCTGCCCACGATCGCGATGGGGCAGGGAGTCTCCGTCTCCCTCACCCAGACCGCGGCGGCGTTCGCCGTTCTGGCCAACGACGGGGAGCGCATGGCGCCGCGGTTGCTCCGCGACGAGCCGGCGGCGCCCGGCGACGCCTCCCGTGTCGACGGGCAGCGCGTGATCAGCCCCGACACCGCCGCCCAGGTGACCGGGCTGCTCGAGGGGGTCGTCGAGGAGGGGACGGGCACTGCGGCGGGGGTGCCGGGCTACGCCGTCGCCGGCAAGACCGGGACGGCACAGAAGCCCTCGACGACCGAGCGCGGCTACGAGGAGGGCGCGTACCTCGCGACGTTCGCGGGCTACGCCCCGGCCGAGGACCCCGCGGTCGTCGTGGCGATCATGGTCGACGAGCCGCAGGACGAGTACTTCGGGGGCGTGGTCGCCGCCCCGGCGTTCGCCGAGATCACGGCGACCGCGCTCGAACGCCTCCGCATCCCCCCGGACGATCCGCGCGCGGCCGAGGAGGAGGAGCCCGCTGATCCCGACCCCGAGGACGCTGCCGACGGACCTCCGGGCATCAGTGGTCCCAGCGACAACGAGTCCGACGATGGGGATGACCCGAGCAACCCGAGTGGGGGCGACGAGGGTTGA
- a CDS encoding HNH endonuclease, producing the protein MEPLCVVPARRALVLVIADKADVLHENGHRFRSERLDLRAPSVVRLRRYVRTPYRHRAALSRRGVFIRDEHTCQYCGRSAENVDHVLPRSRGGAHEWENVVASCRRCNSRKKDRTPEEAGMALSRAPFAPRPTFWLLVAVGGVQPDWDDYLRDALSTS; encoded by the coding sequence ATGGAGCCGTTGTGCGTCGTACCGGCGCGACGCGCCCTCGTCCTCGTCATCGCCGACAAGGCGGACGTCCTCCACGAGAACGGGCATCGGTTCCGCTCGGAGCGACTCGATCTGCGAGCCCCCTCCGTGGTGCGGCTGCGCCGCTACGTGCGCACCCCCTACCGGCACCGGGCCGCGTTGAGCCGTCGGGGCGTGTTCATCCGCGACGAGCACACCTGCCAGTACTGCGGGCGCAGCGCCGAGAACGTCGACCACGTGCTGCCGCGGTCCCGGGGCGGCGCCCACGAATGGGAGAACGTGGTCGCCAGTTGCCGACGCTGCAACAGCCGCAAGAAGGACCGCACCCCGGAGGAGGCGGGGATGGCGTTGTCCCGGGCCCCGTTCGCGCCCCGGCCGACGTTCTGGTTGTTGGTGGCGGTGGGCGGCGTGCAGCCCGACTGGGACGACTACCTGCGCGATGCCCTGAGCACTTCGTAG